Proteins from a genomic interval of Sugiyamaella lignohabitans strain CBS 10342 chromosome C, complete sequence:
- the NNF2 gene encoding Nnf2p (Protein that exhibits physical and genetic interactions with Rpb8p; Rpb8p is a subunit of RNA polymerases I, II, and III; computational analysis of large-scale protein-protein interaction data suggests a role in chromosome segregation; GO_component: GO:0005783 - endoplasmic reticulum [Evidence IEA]; GO_component: GO:0005789 - endoplasmic reticulum membrane [Evidence IEA]; GO_component: GO:0016021 - integral component of membrane [Evidence IEA]; GO_component: GO:0016021 - integral component of membrane [Evidence ISM] [PMID 12192589]; GO_component: GO:0016020 - membrane [Evidence IEA]; GO_function: GO:0003674 - molecular_function [Evidence ND]; GO_process: GO:0008150 - biological_process [Evidence ND]): protein MDHTPGSSVSTADKKPFISNGNGSPPTNGSTAISCPTNGTGAGASNSGGTRKASVNRLGKLSKMPAKLPTNIIQPASFCDTFAILALLINVPSVIMVIVHCFYVASFFSQSGLSSISTRAIFGWSSSYDYSYSGSSSSSNSGSSASSSNINSSNSSTNANDYYSNSNYSNGWGGSSASRKLSQSLLLAVFKALLIDFIIAWTTLYIVPILRNVVIVFAHAIVASTMGGGGPRVFTNAIYSTTLVEVTIFIWDKLYYYLFSDDFALFSLFSSETLSTAVTTGTAVGAAVVTDASPSLLASLSASVPSSLSALLLSSSSSSVASSVSSSLSSCLSSSCSSTSVLSSPTHHNLLHLNSPHHHLLFDDSFLSSAGSILSGDSTASQQPSRKSTFNTFLSIVNMISSTVRFVRHMDWAHEFPIIFFQAVAVHVIGLGLVPFIRKVFPERGSLDWASNASGVLSSSSDSSSADNTSSEVFIDSQINFTFLSDSSSSTSDFSVFNSKNNSSNGSSGAGKIISIPEFSKDDLYTEEAFDDDTSANYKADFNFLYAPSVKKNKRLAQVRSNQPLWSVLASSIVLAARQETSISNNLDGDLALSSFELTFGQCAVRYILENMVAFEMGNFDPTLVSGTNIYVRVNGIQWPQVSVQPVTTGSVVEKNCLLIIVYGLSPVVQYDMEVVYANNDSPEQVPMTCMRVNVSTTARRHKSGSGANISAPARAVSPVTTLLDTLTTTQMNLSEEKSRLKKSRKEHAKRLGALRSELDGLRSRIDASDKGDERNNRKVLSLRGLVRQMEEEIDKITTATDELIAQEVESLAEYESHKKEWETHMKSQKQKEESSHELKTNWAKKVQALRSDLNSLSTKCEKLLAKKQRLLGDIEKLESEEAAILTKEIEARRSKREVKLTRRGKVEGEFSDNITKLEKVVEETRRHTMEIVAASTAASNVAAIYPQQTTMASHGPVPQQLHSNTSPSNSFDL, encoded by the coding sequence ATGGATCATACACCAGGTTCGTCTGTGTCGACGGCAGATAAGAAACCGTTCATATCCAATGGGAATGGCAGTCCGCCGACGAATGGTTCAACTGCTATAAGCTGTCCAACTAATGGGactggagcaggagctagCAACAGCGGTGGGACTCGAAAAGCAAGTGTTAACCGACTAGGTAAATTGTCTAAGATGCCTGCTAAACTCCCAACAAATATCATTCAGCCAGCATCTTTTTGTGATACTTTTGCTATCTTGGCGCTATTAATTAATGTACCATCGGTAATCATGGTCATTGTCCACTGTTTCTACGTGGCGTCGTTCTTCTCACAAAGTGGTTTGTCTTCGATCAGTACACGAGCTATATTTGGCTGGTCATCATCGTATGACTACTCATATTCCGGATCGAGCTCCAGCTCTAATTCTGgctcatcagcatcttcctCAAATATAAATTCGTCTAATTCGAGCACAAACGCTAACGACTACTATTCGAATTCAAACTACTCAAATGGATGGGGTGGTTCATCAGCCTCGAGAAAACTGTCACAATCATTGTTACTAGCGGTATTTAAAGCTTTGTTGATTGACTTTATTATTGCTTGGACGACGCTCTATATTGTGCCAATACTCAGAAACGTGGTGATAGTATTCGCCCACGCGATCGTAGCCTCAACTATGGGAGGGGGTGGACCAAGAGTGTTTACAAATGCAATCTACTCTACCACGCTGGTAGAAGTgactatatttatttgggACAAGCTTTACTACTATTTGTTTAGTGACGATTTTGCacttttttcactttttaGTAGTGAGACTTTATCTACAGCTGTGACAACAGGAACGGcagtaggagcagctgTGGTGACGGACGCATCGCCCTCGTTGCTGGCTTCACTATCAGCGTCGGTaccatcttcattatctgcattattattatcttcttcttcgtcttctgttgcttcttctgtaTCATCGTCGTTATCATCTTGTTTGTCCTCCTCTTGTTCCTCAACGTCTGTTTTATCATCCCCTACTCATCATAATCTGCTTCATTTAAATTCAccacatcatcatctgctTTTTGATGATAGTTTTCTATCATCTGCTGGGTCAATTTTATCCGGTGATTCGACAGCATCTCAGCAGCCCTCTCGCAAATCCACCTTCAATACCTTTCTCAGTATTGTCAATATGATCAGTTCTACGGTTCGCTTTGTTCGTCACATGGATTGGGCTCACGAGTTTccaattatttttttccaaGCTGTGGCTGTTCACGTTATTGGACTCGGTTTGGTACCATTTATCCGGAAAGTGTTTCCAGAGCGAGGTTCTTTAGATTGGGCGTCTAATGCTTCTGGAGTACTTTCTTCAAGCAGCGACTCATCCAGTGCTGACAACACTAGCAGTGAAGTATTCATAGACTCTCAGATCAATTTTACCTTTTTAAGTGACTCAAGTTCTTCTACTAGCGATTTTTCTGTCTTTAATAGCAAGAATAACTCTAGCAATGGCAGTAGTGGCGCTGGGAAAATCATCAGCATACCAGAGTTTTCAAAGGATGATCTTTATACTGAAGAGGCTTTTGACGACGACACAAGTGCTAATTACAAGGCagatttcaattttttgtaTGCTCCATCAGTAAAGAAAAACAAGCGTTTGGCTCAAGTACGGTCGAATCAGCCTCTGTGGTCTGTTTTAGCAAGTAGTATAGTTTTGGCGGCAAGACAAGAAACGTCAATTTCGAATAATTTGGATGGAGATTTAGCGCTCTCTAGTTTTGAGCTGACTTTTGGACAATGTGCTGTTCGGTATATTCTTGAGAACATGGTTGCTTTTGAAATGGGAAATTTTGATCCTACTTTGGTCAGCGGAACCAACATTTATGTTCGAGTTAATGGCATTCAATGGCCCCAGGTATCTGTGCAACCTGTCACCACTGGATCGGTCGTAGAAAAGAACTGTCTTCTGATCATTGTATACGGATTGAGTCCTGTTGTTCAATATGATATGGAGGTGGTTTATGCTAACAACGATTCGCCTGAACAGGTTCCAATGACATGTATGAGAGTTAATGTCTCGACCACGGCTCGTCGCCACAAATCAGGATCAGGTGCTAATATCAGTGCACCGGCCAGAGCCGTTTCTCCAGTTACGACACTACTGGACACGTTAACAACCACACAAATGAATTTATCTGAGGAAAAATCAAGGctgaaaaagtcaagaaaaGAGCATGCTAAGAGACTAGGAGCTCTCAGATCAGAGTTAGATGGTCTAAGGAGTCGAATCGATGCGTCTGATAAAGGCGATGAGAGAAACAACCGTAAAGTGCTGTCATTGCGAGGGCTCGTGCGACAGATGGAAGAGGAGATTGACAAGATTACGACTGCAACTGATGAGTTGATTGCCCAAGAAGTAGAGTCTTTGGCAGAGTATGAGAGTCACAAAAAGGAATGGGAAACTCACATGAAGTcacagaaacaaaaggaAGAGTCGTCACATGAACTGAAAACCAATTGGGCGAAAAAAGTGCAAGCTCTTCGATCTGATCTCAATTCGCTCTCAACTAAATGTGAAAAACTTCTGGCCAAAAAGCAGCGCTTACTGGGAGATATAGAGAAGCTTGAgtctgaagaagcagccatTTTGACAAAAGAAATTGAGGCACGTCGTTCTAAGCGTGAAGTCAAGCTTACTAGACGTGGAAAGGTGGAGGGCGAATTCTCTGACAATATTACTAAACTGGAAAAGGTTGTCGAGGAGACCCGTCGTCACACCATGGAGATTGTGGCTGCTTCAACCGCCGCCTCGAATGTAGCGGCTATTTACCCCCAGCAGACCACTATGGCGTCCCATGGACCGGTTCCTCAACAACTGCATTCGAACACATCACCGTCTAACTCCTTTGATCTTTAG
- the MRI1 gene encoding S-methyl-5-thioribose-1-phosphate isomerase MRI1 (5'-methylthioribose-1-phosphate isomerase; catalyzes the isomerization of 5-methylthioribose-1-phosphate to 5-methylthioribulose-1-phosphate in the methionine salvage pathway; GO_component: GO:0005737 - cytoplasm [Evidence IEA,IEA,IEA]; GO_component: GO:0005737 - cytoplasm [Evidence IDA] [PMID 14562095]; GO_component: GO:0005634 - nucleus [Evidence IEA,IEA,IEA]; GO_component: GO:0005634 - nucleus [Evidence IDA] [PMID 14562095]; GO_function: GO:0046523 - S-methyl-5-thioribose-1-phosphate isomerase activity [Evidence IEA,IEA]; GO_function: GO:0046523 - S-methyl-5-thioribose-1-phosphate isomerase activity [Evidence IDA,ISS] [PMID 15215245]; GO_function: GO:0016853 - isomerase activity [Evidence IEA]; GO_process: GO:0019284 - L-methionine biosynthetic process from S-adenosylmethionine [Evidence IEA]; GO_process: GO:0019509 - L-methionine salvage from methylthioadenosine [Evidence IEA]; GO_process: GO:0019509 - L-methionine salvage from methylthioadenosine [Evidence IMP] [PMID 15215245]; GO_process: GO:0019509 - L-methionine salvage from methylthioadenosine [Evidence IMP] [PMID 18625006]; GO_process: GO:0008652 - cellular amino acid biosynthetic process [Evidence IEA]; GO_process: GO:0044249 - cellular biosynthetic process [Evidence IEA]; GO_process: GO:0044237 - cellular metabolic process [Evidence IEA]; GO_process: GO:0009086 - methionine biosynthetic process [Evidence IEA]) — protein MSLQAIKYDGQNKTLEILDQLKLPHQSIYVPIRNVQDAFKAIKDMVVRGAPAIAIVAALSLAVELNQEKASFKTTEEAKKAIVDKLDYLVGARPTAVNLGRAANDLKKLVAESSSDVVDKVIKAAEQMLVDDVSDNENIGHYGAEWIMSQVPKSTDRISVLTICNTGSLATAGYGTALGVIRSLHAAGNLEHAYCLETRPYNQGSRLTAYELVHDKIPATLITDSMASSLLRAHPEIKLIVVGADRVAANGDTANKIGTYQLAVVAKHHGVKFVVAAPNTTIDLNTPNGDAIVIEQRAPHELTQVKGAVVEADGTINPDKAATVSTAAPGIGVWNPSFDVTPHELIDAVVTEKRAFTRQPGAAFNFRD, from the coding sequence ATGTCACTTCAAGCTATCAAATATGATGGTCAGAACAAGACCTTAGAGATTCTGGATCAGTTAAAGCTTCCTCATCAATCCATATACGTGCCAATTCGCAATGTCCAAGATGCCTTCAAAGCTATTAAGGACATGGTTGTAAGAGGTGCTCCTGCCATAGCCATTGTAGCAGCCCTCTCCTTGGCAGTTGAGCtcaatcaagaaaaagcgTCCTTCAAGACAACCGAGGAAGCTAAGAAGGCAATTGTTGATAAATTAGATTATTTGGTAGGAGCTCGCCCCACCGCTGTGAATCTTGGTAGAGCTGCTAATgacctgaagaagctggttGCAGAGTCTTCATCAGATGTTGTCGATAAGGTAATCAAGGCCGCTGAGCAGATGCTTGTAGATGATGTCTCTGATAACGAGAATATTGGTCATTATGGTGCTGAGTGGATCATGAGCCAGGTCCCCAAGTCTACTGATAGAATTTCGGTTTTGACCATTTGTAACACTGGCTCACTTGCCACTGCTGGATACGGTACTGCTCTAGGAGTCATTCGTTCTCTCCATGCTGCTGGAAATCTTGAACATGCTTACTGTTTGGAAACTCGTCCATATAACCAGGGTTCCCGTTTAACTGCCTATGAACTTGTGCATGACAAGATTCCTGCAACTTTGATCACTGACTCGATGGCTTCATCGCTACTTCGTGCTCACCCTGAGATTAAGCTTATTGTCGTAGGAGCTGATCGTGTGGCTGCTAATGGTGATACTGCGAACAAGATTGGTACCTATCAGTTAGCAGTTGTGGCTAAGCACCACGGAGTCaagtttgttgttgctgcccCCAATACAACTATTGATCTAAACACACCTAATGGAGATGCTATTGTCATTGAACAGCGTGCACCTCACGAACTTACACAAGTCAAGGGAGCCGTTGTGGAAGCAGACGGTACAATCAACCCGGATAAGGCTGCTACAGTTAGTACAGCTGCTCCAGGTATTGGCGTCTGGAACCCATCCTTTGACGTTACTCCACACGAGCTCATCGATGCCGTTGTCACGGAAAAACGGGCCTTCACCAGACAACCAGGTGCTGCATTTAACTTTAGAGACTAA
- the MNN2 gene encoding Mnn2p (Alpha-1,2-mannosyltransferase; responsible for addition of the first alpha-1,2-linked mannose to form the branches on the mannan backbone of oligosaccharides, localizes to an early Golgi compartment; GO_component: GO:0005794 - Golgi apparatus [Evidence IEA]; GO_component: GO:0005794 - Golgi apparatus [Evidence IDA] [PMID 9756928]; GO_component: GO:0000139 - Golgi membrane [Evidence IEA]; GO_component: GO:0016021 - integral component of membrane [Evidence IEA]; GO_component: GO:0016020 - membrane [Evidence IEA]; GO_function: GO:0000026 - alpha-1,2-mannosyltransferase activity [Evidence IMP] [PMID 9756928]; GO_function: GO:0016740 - transferase activity [Evidence IEA]; GO_process: GO:0006486 - protein glycosylation [Evidence IEA,IEA]; GO_process: GO:0006486 - protein glycosylation [Evidence IMP] [PMID 9756928]): protein MFNRKAARFVYVAIFFVAIYFLAVGPWRETANSLRLSYSLGNKEQVVENPTSDGGNVITDHNIPAEQALTENPPTDKDSEHLAAERLAADKLAAEKLAAESTTKSAAKQVQTAVSGSGSDSANNNVASSPLTSTEDDKARYEHIHSLLPIFEKYRPKMEPLHKYKDDKEAPKKAFTDTIPVFTKEELADYLQVSKEDKDILTKSHRDTVEHLPSNYPKGLFKGQGVVFTSGGKYLPIMVTTLRMLRRVSPVIPVEVFLADKEEYEPEICEKLMPMLGARCVVLEDVYGKEFFKSFDIHSYQLKALSIWASSFEDVIFIDSDNVPIRNVEASLQQEPYLSTGYIVWPDYWFRTTSTHYYDIADIVLGERVRGDLSVTDPKLIPQADLKNALPDKSSESGQLMISKSKHYKSLLLTVYYNLNGFTAYYKLFTQGSGGEGDKETFLAAALALGEPVYQILTDTRPTGRFDPEGFEGAGMLQIDPYEDYKKHVLKTSPKDVHGRILFVHFNMFKLNIRLLFSDKEKEKFSSDDKRVRYCGKPSDNTEWFDYQDIEFYMWREVLWTACEMPKLGINFKDWKDVDMTEMCNKTTAHFKWLEKTHNS, encoded by the coding sequence ATGTTTAATAGAAAAGCAGCTCGTTTTGTATACGTAGCGATCTTTTTCGTGgccatttattttttggcCGTTGGTCCTTGGCGAGAAACAGCAAACTCATTACGGCTGTCGTATTCTCTGGGGAATAAAGAGCAAGTTGTTGAAAATCCCACCAGTGACGGTGGTAATGTCATTACGGACCATAATATCCCTGCTGAACAGGCGCTAACTGAAAATCCACCAACTGACAAGGATTCTGAGCACTTGGCCGCTGAAAGGTTAGCGGCCGACAAACTAGCTGCCGAGAAGCTTGCTGCTGAATCAACCACTAAATCTGCTGCTAAGCAAGTTCAAACAGCTGTtagtggcagtggcagtgaTAGTGCTAATAACAATGTGGCATCTTCTCCATTGACATCGACTGAAGACGACAAGGCTCGTTATGAACACATTCACTCGTTGTTGCCCATATTTGAAAAGTACCGTCCTAAGATGGAACCTCTTCATAAATACAAGGATGACAAGGAAGCTCCTAAGAAAGCGTTCACCGATACTATACCTGTATTCACAAAGGAAGAACTTGCTGACTATCTCCAGGTTTCGAAAGAAGACAAGGACATTTTGACCAAATCGCATCGTGACACTGTGGAACATCTTCCATCCAACTATCCCAAGGGTCTTTTTAAAGGACAAGGTGTTGTGTTCACCTCTGGAGGCAAATACTTGCCAATTATGGTGACAACTTTAAGAATGCTGCGTCGTGTATCACCAGTTATACCTGTAGAAGTTTTCCTAGCAGACAAGGAAGAGTACGAACCTGAAATCTGCGAGAAGCTTATGCCCATGCTAGGAGCAAGATGTGTTGTCTTGGAGGATGTCTACGGCAAGGAGTTTTTCAAATCGTTTGATATCCATTCATACCAATTGAAAGCTCTGTCTATTTGGGCATCGTCGTTCGAAGACgtcattttcattgattCTGATAATGTACCTATTCGCAATGTGGAAGCATCACTTCAGCAAGAACCTTATTTGAGCACAGGTTACATTGTCTGGCCCGATTATTGGTTCAGAACTACCTCGACGCATTATTACGatattgctgatattgtatTGGGTGAACGAGTGCGAGGTGACTTGTCGGTCACTGATCCTAAGTTGATCCCTCAAGCTGATCTTAAGAATGCACTTCCAGATAAGAGTTCTGAATCCGGACAATTGATGATCTCCAAGTCCAAGCACTATAAGAGTCTTCTTCTCACTGTCTACTACAATCTCAATGGCTTTACTGCCTACTACAAACTTTTCACCCaaggtagtggtggtgaaggTGATAAGGAAACatttttggcagcagcactggcgCTGGGCGAGCCTGTTTACCAGATCCTTACCGACACAAGACCCACTGGAAGATTTGATCCAGAGGGTTTTGAAGGTGCAGGAATGCTTCAGATAGATCCTTATGAGGACTACAAAAAGCATGTTCTCAAGACTAGTCCAAAAGATGTTCATGGTCGAATTCTTTTTGTGCACTTTAACATGTTCAAACTAAACATCAGACTGTTATTTTCAGacaaagagaaagaaaagttCTCTTCTGACGACAAACGAGTGCGATATTGCGGAAAGCCCTCGGACAACACCGAATGGTTTGACTATCAAGACATTGAGTTTTATATGTGGCGAGAAGTGTTATGGACAGCATGTGAAATGCCAAAACTTGGCATCAACTTCAAGGACTGGAAGGATGTCGACATGACCGAAATGTGCAACAAAACCACCGCCCACTTCAAGTGGCTCGAGAAAACCCATAACTCGTAG
- the PFS2 gene encoding Pfs2p (Integral subunit of the pre-mRNA CPF complex; the cleavage and polyadenylation factor (CPF) complex plays an essential role in mRNA 3'-end formation by bridging different processing factors and thereby promoting the assembly of the processing complex; GO_component: GO:0005847 - mRNA cleavage and polyadenylation specificity factor complex [Evidence IDA] [PMID 12819204]; GO_component: GO:0005634 - nucleus [Evidence IEA,IEA]; GO_function: GO:0003723 - RNA binding [Evidence IC] [PMID 12819204]; GO_process: GO:0006379 - mRNA cleavage [Evidence IMP] [PMID 10619842]; GO_process: GO:0006379 - mRNA cleavage [Evidence IDA] [PMID 11344258]; GO_process: GO:0006378 - mRNA polyadenylation [Evidence IMP] [PMID 10619842]; GO_process: GO:0006378 - mRNA polyadenylation [Evidence IDA] [PMID 11344258]; GO_process: GO:0006397 - mRNA processing [Evidence IEA]): protein MEEEYQKKLFTHRRTIDHGNTFSRWIIENKTGVLTPSSLTARSSRAYHHGLVSRTRPDASYIADIVPPLAYKSSSSITSLPTKFVHTSINKIRHPVLVTVWTPEGRRLLTGSMSGEFTLWNGMTFNFETIMQAHDNAIRSMVYSNNDEWLLSGDQEGQIKYWQSNFNNVNILNAHREAIRDIAFSPNDSKFVTASDDGSLKIWNFNDSSKEESTLNGHGWDVKCCDWHPTLGLIASGSKDNTVKLWDPRNGGKCLSTLHGYKNTVTKMKFQKTGSTQMLLASTSRDHTGRILDLRMMRDMVVLRGHTSDVSSLAWHPVHANLITTGTHDGTISHYDIDTLLPENTTALEPVLKIPNAHDWPIWSLSYHPLGHILCSGSNDKTARFWCRARPNDETAFDDRYYHEEEKIQQGGGVLGYQQKNPYQYQSQRPQAGPTPATAPTAAPQVPAGIPGIPGIPGIPGLSSISS, encoded by the coding sequence atggaagaagaatatcAGAAAAAACTGTTCACACATCGAAGGACGATCGACCATGGAAACACATTTAGTCGATGGATTATAGAAAACAAGACTGGAGTGCTGACCCCAAGTTCTTTGACAGCACGATCATCCAGAGCATATCACCATGGATTAGTGTCACGAACTAGACCAGACGCTAGTTATATTGCCGATATTGTTCCTCCATTAGCATATAAATCTTCCTCTTCCATCACTTCTCTACCGACGAAGTTCGTTCACACTAGTATCAACAAGATTAGGCATCCAGTATTAGTGACAGTATGGACTCCGGAAGGAAGACGTCTGCTCACAGGAAGTATGAGTGGAGAATTCACCTTGTGGAATGGTATGACGTTTAATTTTGAGACTATCATGCAGGCACATGATAACGCTATTAGATCCATGGTATACTCTAATAATGACGAATGGTTGTTATCAGGCGATCAGGAGGGTCAAATCAAGTACTGGCAGTCCAATTTCAACAATGTTAATATCCTTAATGCACACCGAGAAGCTATTCGTGATATTGCCTTTAGTCCTAATGATTCTAAATTTGTTACAGCCTCAGACGACGGTAGCCTGAAAATTTGGAATTTCAACGATAGTTCAAAGGAAGAGTCCACTTTGAATGGACATGGTTGGGATGTTAAATGCTGTGATTGGCATCCTACTTTAGGACTTATTGCCAGTGGATCAAAAGACAACACTGTCAAACTATGGGACCCAAGAAATGGTGGCAAGTGTTTATCCACTCTTCATGGCTATAAAAACACAGTTACAAAAATGAAGTTCCAAAAAACTGGTAGCACACAAATGTTGCTAGCATCTACAAGTAGAGACCATACTGGCCGAATCCTTGATTTGCGGATGATGAGAGATATGGTTGTTTTAAGAGGTCATACATCGGATGTTTCCTCTTTAGCATGGCACCCTGTGCACGCCAATCTTATCACTACCGGTACTCATGATGGTACAATTTCGCATTATGACATAGATACACTTTTGCCCGAAAACACCACCGCCTTAGAACCTGTTCTTAAAATCCCCAATGCCCATGATTGGCCCATCTGGTCTCTCAGCTACCACCCTCTGGGCCACATTCTCTGTTCCGGTTCAAATGACAAGACTGCTCGTTTCTGGTGTCGTGCTCGGCCCAATGACGAAACTGCCTTTGATGACAGGTACTAccatgaagaagagaaaattCAGCAAGGAGGTGGTGTACTGGgctatcaacaaaaaaatcctTACCAGTATCAATCACAAAGACCACAAGCTGGGCCTACCCCAGCAACCGCACCAACGGCAGCGCCACAAGTCCCTGCTGGTATTCCTGGAATTCCTGGTATACCCGGCATTCCTGGACTGTCATCTATTTCGTCCTAg